A genomic segment from Glycine max cultivar Williams 82 chromosome 1, Glycine_max_v4.0, whole genome shotgun sequence encodes:
- the LOC100792617 gene encoding uncharacterized protein codes for MNYSIKLGLFFVSMEKRLRAACNASDAKIDNVAKVLHAILCQYEKSIQTPEKWQKLVVFLQQSFEGPILDLIRRWINKVEQSIKSWSHSNGEVNARKVQNIKKELNALETGLIDKVPSQEEVILKKSLQVQLWDAAYAYESMLRQKARVKWLKERDNKSTYFHRLINHRRRKNAIQGISIDSVWVHEPCSVKKVAILYFKDRFSEEVSSRPTLDGVQFSTLDPRDKESLVTRFSEVEIKSAVWDCGGTKALVRMG; via the exons ATGAATTACTCAATCAAATTAGGTTTGTTCTTTGTT TCTATGGAAAAGAGGCTAAGGGCAGCTTGTAATGCTTCCGATGCAAAGATAGATAATGTTGCCAAG GTTCTTCATGCTATTTTATGTCAATATGAAAAATCCATTCAAACTCCAGAGAAGTGGCAAAAACTTGTTGTCTTCTTACAGCAAAG TTTTGAAGGCCCGATACTAGACCTAATCAGGAGATGGATAAATAAAGTTGAACAGAGTATAAAGAGTTGGAGTCATTCAAATGGTGAAGTTAATGCTAGAAAAgtccagaatattaaaaaggAGCTGAATGCTTTGGAGACTGGCCTAATTGATAAAGTTCCATCTCAAGAGGAAGTGATCCTTAAGAAATCCCTTCAAGTTCAATTGTGGGATGCAGCTTATGCTTATGAATCTATGCTCAgacaaaaggctagagtaaAGTGGTTAAAAGAAAGGGACAACAAATCTACCTATTTTCATAGATTGATCAaccatagaagaagaaaaaatgccaTTCAAGGTatctccatagatagtgtgtgGGTGCATGAACCCTGCAGTGTTAAAAAAGTAGCTATCCTTTATTTCAAGGACAGATTTTCAGAGGAAGTTTCTAGTAGACCAACCTTGGATGGTGTTCAGTTCTCTACTCTTgatccaagagataaagaaagcCTTGTGACTAGATTTTCTGAAGTGGAGATCAAATCAGCAGTTTGGGACTGTGGGGGGACAAAAGCCCTGGTCCGGATGGgctaa